GGTCGCGCTCCTCGTCGGGACCCACGCCGTCATCCAAGAGCAGGTAACCTTCAAGCGGCTGCTCCTCGGCGTAATAGACGAGCAGCACCGCTTTGGGGTCGCGCAGCGTGCTGCCCTGCGTCACAAGGGGGTCTCCGGACAGCGTCATCCCCATATGCTGGTGATGACTGCAACCCCCATTCCCCGCACCCTTGCCCTCACGCTCTATGGCGACCTCGACTTGTCGGTGCTCGACGAGCTGCCGCCGGGACGGCAGCCGATCCGCACCCGCCTCGTTCCTCCCGAAAAGCGGGAGCGCGCCTATCAATTCGTGCGCGAGCAGGTGCGTCTGGGCCGGCAGGCGTATGTGATCTGCCCTTTGATCGAGGAGTCCGAGAAGATCGAGGCCAAAGCCGCGACCGCAGAGTTCGACCGCCTCCGCCACATCTTCCCCGACTTGCGGCTCGGCCTGCTCCACGGCCGGATGAAGCCGAAAGAAAAGGATGCCGTGATGATCGCCTTCCGCGATGGCGCTATCGATGTGCTCGTCTCAACGGCGGTCGTCGAAGTCGGCATCGATGTCCCGAACGCTACCGTGATGCTGATCGAAGGCGCCGAGCGGTTCGGCCTCGCCCAGCTTCATCAGTTCCGGGGCCGGGTCGGCCGCGGGCAGGATCAGAGCTACTGCCTGCTGCTCACCGACTCCGCGCAGGAGAGCGAACGGCTGCGGATCGTGGAGCAGACCAACGACGGGTTCGCCCTCGCGGAAGAGGATCTTCGCCTGCGCGGCCCCGGCGAATTCTTCGGCGTCCGCCAGAGCGGCCTCCCAGAATTGAAAGTCGCCCGCCTTTCGGATGCCGAACTGATGGACCTCGCCCGTGAACAGGCAGAGCGGATCATCGCGACCGACCCGGGTCTCGAAGCGCCCCAGCATCAGCTGCTCCGCGCCGAATTTCAGCGCATCTGGATCGAGGGCACGAGCGGCGACCGCTCCTGAACCGCTGCGCGCGTCCGACGCAGGCGGGCGCGACGGGGAACCGCTCCGCTCTGCTCCGCGAGCCCTCGGCCTGCTGCCGAAAGCAGGAGACGAGGCAGAGCGGCGGGAGCCGTCAGCGGGATGCTGTCCGCTCTGCTCTCGCCTCGCTCGGCACGGTGCGCTCCGCCGGTTCAGGAGGCAGCAAGGCGCTCGCGGCCCGCGCCGCGCCAACGATGCCGGCAGCGTCCAGCAGCGTTGCCGCAACGACCGGCGTCGAAAGGGTGAGAGAGGAAAAGAACTTTGCGCTCTTCTTGCTCACCCCGCCGCCGAGGATGAACAGGTCGGGCGCAAGCAGCCGCTCAAGGACGAGCAGATACTCATTGACCTGGCGGCCCCAGCGCCGCCACCCCCACCCCTTGCGCTGCCGAACGCTCGCCGCAGCGCGACGCTCAGCCGCCTTGCCGCGGAGTTCAAGATGGCCGAGCTCCGTGTTTGGCACGAGCCGACGGTCAACGAAGAGCGCGGTGCCGATCCCGGTGCCGAACGTCACCATCAAAACGACGCCATCGCAGCCGGCGCCGGCGCCGTAGGCCATCTCGGCGATCCCGGCGGCATCGGCGTCGTTCAGCATTACGAGCGGACAGCCGGTCGCCTGCGCCAACAGCGTCTGGCCGTTGACGCCCACCCACGCGGGGTCCACATTCGAGGCGGTGCGGACAACGCCGCCCTTCACCACCGCGGGAAAGGCGCAGCCGATCGGCCCACGCCAATCGAAATGACGCGCGAACTGAACGACAGCTGCGGCAACCGCTTCAGGAGAAGCCGCTTGCGGCGTCGGCACGCGGAGGCGCTCGCCCACAAGCTCGCCTCGCCCGACATCGACCAGCGCGCCCTCGATGCCCGTCCGGCTGACATCGATGCCAAGCACCACCGTGCCGAGAGAAGGCGGCGCTGAAAGGAGAAGCCGTTCAAGAAGGTAGTCGGCGCGAGAGGGTCGCGGCAGAGGAACATCCGTCGCCAGCGCCGCTCCCTGACCAGCCAGCGCAGCGGCGCCGCGGTCCGTCACGTCCGAGGGAAGCGCCGGGGCAGCCCCCAGCTCGAGGGCGGCCGGCGACACGCCGGTCGCCTCGTCGGCGAGGAGTGGCGCCTCCGCGCTCACGGGAGGCGCGGAGCGGCGCTGCCCTCGCCCGCCGAACAGCCCTGCAAGCGGACTGCGCCAGAGCATCGCGATCGTCTGCCCCAACGTCATGGGGCGGTCACGCGGTCCTTGACGAGCTCAAAGTTGCGCTCATTCATGATCCCCCGCTCGCGCAGCTCCTCGACCCGGCGGAAGGGGCCAACCCGCTCCCGCGACTCGATGATGCGGCTTGCAGTCAGCTCCGCAATTCCGGGCAGCGCGATCAGCTCGGCTGCCGTCGCGGTATTGAGGTTGACCTTCGCCGCCGGCGTTGGCGTGGCAGGGGGCCGCCCGATCTCGTCGCCGCGCCGCGGCACCCAAATCTCCTGCTCGTCGGCGACCCGCGCCGCCGGATTGATCGCCCGTTCCTCCGCATCGGGGGTCAAGCCGCCGGCAGCGCGGATGGCGTCCTCAACGCGGTCGCCGAGCCGCAAGGTGTAGACCCCCGGCGACACGACCGCGCCTCGCACCGCGACCTTGATCGAGGGGTCGAGCGGAAGCGGAACAATCTGCACCGGCTCCGGGCGCTCGACCCAGCTGCGTGCAAGCAGCAGAGCGAGCGCAACGAGGGTAGCGCTCATGAGCAGCAGCAGAAGGGTCGACAGCGCTGGCGGTGCGGACTTCTCCATCGTGCTGCCATCATACGCCGCAAGGTGCAGGCGGGCAATCGCGGTCCAAACAGTCCGGAGGACCTACTCGACTGGGGAGAGACGGCCCTGTCATCTGAGCGCAGAGATGATATGGTGAATAAGGAAATCTGGCGGAGGAAGAGCCATGCAGTTGGGCTACTTTTCTCTTTTCGACAATCTGCCGATCTTTGGAGATGAGCGCCGCAATCCGGCGGCGATGCTTTCCGAGCTCGTCGAGGAGGCGATTGCCGCCGACGAACTCGGCTTCAGTTCCTTCTGGGTCGCTGAGCACCACGGTCCGCATTTCGGCCAGCTGCCGGCGCCAGCAGCCTATCTCGGCTACCTCGCGGCGGTGACGAAGCGCATCACCCTCGG
Above is a genomic segment from Dehalococcoidia bacterium containing:
- a CDS encoding ROK family protein, whose protein sequence is MVLGIDVSRTGIEGALVDVGRGELVGERLRVPTPQAASPEAVAAAVVQFARHFDWRGPIGCAFPAVVKGGVVRTASNVDPAWVGVNGQTLLAQATGCPLVMLNDADAAGIAEMAYGAGAGCDGVVLMVTFGTGIGTALFVDRRLVPNTELGHLELRGKAAERRAAASVRQRKGWGWRRWGRQVNEYLLVLERLLAPDLFILGGGVSKKSAKFFSSLTLSTPVVAATLLDAAGIVGAARAASALLPPEPAERTVPSEARAERTASR
- a CDS encoding ComEA family DNA-binding protein, translated to MEKSAPPALSTLLLLLMSATLVALALLLARSWVERPEPVQIVPLPLDPSIKVAVRGAVVSPGVYTLRLGDRVEDAIRAAGGLTPDAEERAINPAARVADEQEIWVPRRGDEIGRPPATPTPAAKVNLNTATAAELIALPGIAELTASRIIESRERVGPFRRVEELRERGIMNERNFELVKDRVTAP